The Brassica oleracea var. oleracea cultivar TO1000 chromosome C6, BOL, whole genome shotgun sequence genome includes a region encoding these proteins:
- the LOC106300454 gene encoding protein DJ-1 homolog B: MASSHTKKVLIPVAHGTEPFEAVVMIDVLRRGGADVTVASVENQVGVDACHGIKMVADTLLSDITDSVFDLIMLPGGLPGGETLKNCKPLENMVKKQDADGRLNAAICCAPALALGTWGLLEGKKATCYPLFMEKLGATCATAVESRVEIDGRIVTSRGPGTTIEFSVALVEQLFGKEKAAEVSAPLVMRPNPGDEYTITELNQIKWSYENTPQILVPIADGSEEMEAVAIIDVLRRAKANVVVAALGNSLEVVASRKVKLVADVLLDEAEKNSYDLIVLPGGLGGAEAFASSEKLVNMLKKQAESNNPYGAVCASPALVFEPHGLLKGKKATAYPPMCNKLSDQSHIEHRVLVDGNLITSRGPGTSLEFALAIVEKFYGREKGLQLAKATLV, encoded by the exons ATGGCTTCTTCACATACTAAGAAG GTTTTGATTCCCGTTGCGCACGGTACGGAGCCGTTCGAAGCGGTGGTGATGATCGATGTGCTGCGGCGAGGCGGCGCGGATGTAACAGTGGCCTCCGTGGAGAATCAGGTTGGCGTCGATGCGTGCCATGGGATCAAGATGGTGGCGGATACTCTCCTCTCTGATATCACCGACTCCGTTTTCGACCTTATCATGCTCCCT GGAGGACTACCTGGGGGAGAGACACTCAAGAACTGTAAACCTTTGGAGAATATGGTCAAGAAACAAGACGCAGATGGACGGCTTAACGCTGCTATCTGCTGTGCTCCGGCGTTGGCGCTTGGTACTTGGGGTCTGCTAGAGGGTAAAAAG GCGACATGTTACCCACTTTTTATGGAGAAGCTAGGAGCAACATGTGCAACGGCTGTTGAGTCGAGAGTGGAAATTGATGGGAGGATAGTGACCAGTAGAGGGCCTGGAACTACTATTGAGTTCTCTGTCGCCCTTGTGGAGCAACTGTTTGGGAAAGAGAAAGCTGCTGAAGTCTCTGCACCCTTG GTGATGCGTCCCAACCCTGGTGATGAGTACACTATTACTGAGCTTAACCAAATAAAGTGGTCGTATGAGAATACCCCACAG ATTCTTGTGCCCATTGCAGATGGCTCTGAGGAAATGGAAGCTGTTGCAATCATTGATGTTCTGAGACGGGCAAAAGCAAATGTTGTCGTTGCTGCGCTTGGTAACAGTTTGGAAGTGGTAGCATCTCGTAAAGTCAAGCTAGTGGCAGATGTGCTTCTCGATGAGGCTGAAAAGAATTCATACGATCTGATTGTGTTGCCT GGTGGTCTCGGTGGTGCTGAAGCATTTGCAAGTTCGGAGAAGCTAGTGAATATGTTAAAGAAGCAGGCGGAATCAAACAACCCATATGGAGCTGTTTGTGCATCTCCTGCTCTGGTCTTCGAGCCACACGGTTTACTCAAG GGTAAGAAGGCGACAGCTTATCCACCAATGTGCAACAAATTGTCGGACCAGAGTCACATCGAGCATAGAGTATTGGTGGACGGTAATCTCATAACGAGCAGGGGCCCTGGAACATCGTTGGAGTTTGCACTCGCAATCGTGGAGAAGTTTTATGGTCGCGAGAAAGGACTTCAGCTCGCAAAGGCAACTCTTGTGTAA